Proteins encoded by one window of Pseudochaenichthys georgianus chromosome 9, fPseGeo1.2, whole genome shotgun sequence:
- the anxa3a gene encoding annexin A3a isoform X2 — protein MASLWDDLDSLVNSPSSFEATTGERGTIKPKADFDAGDDTVALRKAIEGLGTKDKVLIDILTHRSSAQRQLICEAYLGATGRTLVEDLKGDTSGDFEDLLVALATPPAVYDCHEVMRAMEGAGTKDSVLIEIFASRSNQQIKALSDVYLEETEKMLTLDLKSEVSGDFSNALLLLAEGKRDDNTAVDADKAKEDAKTLYDAGEKKWGTDETKFVDILCNRSIPQLRQTLVEYKNISGKTLQQSIEGEMSGELEELLVAIVKCVKSVPAFFAERLYESMKGGGTDESTLNRIMVGRSEIDMLDIRAEFKKLYEYSLHSAIESDLSDSLGECVTAICGGED, from the exons ATGGCGTCTTTATGG GATGACTTGGACAGTCTTGTGAATTCCCCTTCCTCGTTCGAAGCAACA ACTGGAGAGAGAGGAACCATCAAGCCCAAAGCAGACTTTGATGCAGGAGACGATACTGTGGCACTGAGGAAGGCCATTGAAGGACTTG GCACCAAAGACAAGGTTTTAATTGACATTTTGACCCATCGAAGCAGCGCTCAGAGGCAGCTCATCTGTGAAGCTTACCTTGGAGCCACTGGAAGA ACTCTAGTGGAGGACCTGAAAGGAGACACCAGCGGAGACTTTGAGGATCTGCTGGTCGCGCTCGCCACCCCGCCTGCAGTGTACGACTGCCATGAAGTGATGCGGGCCATGGAA GGAGCTGGGACAAAGGACAGCGTCTTGATTGAAATATTTGCCTCCAGATCCAACCAACAAATCAAAGCTCTCTCTGACGTCTATCTGGAAG AAACCGAGAAGATGTTGACCCTTGACCTGAAGAGTGAAGTTTCCGGAGACTTTTCCAATGCACTGCTCTTGCTGGCCGAG GGCAAGAGGGATGACAACACTGCAGTGGATGCAGATAAGGCAAAGGAAGACGCCAAG ACCCTTTACGATGCTGGGGAGAAGAAGTGGGGCACGGATGAAACTAAATTTGTTGACATCCTCTGCAACAGAAGTATACCTCAACTGAGACAAA CTCTTGTTGAATACAAGAACATCAGTGGAAAGACTCTGCAGCAAAGCATCGAAGGAGAGATGTCAGGGGAGCTGGAGGAACTCCTGGTGGCTATAG TGAAGTGTGTGAAGAGCGTACCGGCCTTCTTTGCAGAGCGCCTGTATGAGAGCATGAAG GGTGGAGGAACAGACGAGTCGACTCTGAACCGGATCATGGTGGGCCGCTCTGAGATCGATATGCTGGACATCAGAGCCGAGTTCAAGAAACTGTACGAGTACTCTCTGCACTCTGCCATTGAG TCAGATCTGTCGGACAGCCTTGGGGAGTGTGTGACGGCCATCTGTGGAGGAGAGGACTAA
- the anxa3a gene encoding annexin A3a isoform X1, translated as MASLWDDLDSLVNSPSSFEATTGERGTIKPKADFDAGDDTVALRKAIEGLGTKDKVLIDILTHRSSAQRQLICEAYLGATGRTLVEDLKGDTSGDFEDLLVALATPPAVYDCHEVMRAMEGAGTKDSVLIEIFASRSNQQIKALSDVYLEETEKMLTLDLKSEVSGDFSNALLLLAEGKRDDNTAVDADKAKEDAKTLYDAGEKKWGTDETKFVDILCNRSIPQLRQTLVEYKNISGKTLQQSIEGEMSGELEELLVAIVKCVKSVPAFFAERLYESMKGGGTDESTLNRIMVGRSEIDMLDIRAEFKKLYEYSLHSAIESDCRGKWEKSLIKMCGGDDD; from the exons ATGGCGTCTTTATGG GATGACTTGGACAGTCTTGTGAATTCCCCTTCCTCGTTCGAAGCAACA ACTGGAGAGAGAGGAACCATCAAGCCCAAAGCAGACTTTGATGCAGGAGACGATACTGTGGCACTGAGGAAGGCCATTGAAGGACTTG GCACCAAAGACAAGGTTTTAATTGACATTTTGACCCATCGAAGCAGCGCTCAGAGGCAGCTCATCTGTGAAGCTTACCTTGGAGCCACTGGAAGA ACTCTAGTGGAGGACCTGAAAGGAGACACCAGCGGAGACTTTGAGGATCTGCTGGTCGCGCTCGCCACCCCGCCTGCAGTGTACGACTGCCATGAAGTGATGCGGGCCATGGAA GGAGCTGGGACAAAGGACAGCGTCTTGATTGAAATATTTGCCTCCAGATCCAACCAACAAATCAAAGCTCTCTCTGACGTCTATCTGGAAG AAACCGAGAAGATGTTGACCCTTGACCTGAAGAGTGAAGTTTCCGGAGACTTTTCCAATGCACTGCTCTTGCTGGCCGAG GGCAAGAGGGATGACAACACTGCAGTGGATGCAGATAAGGCAAAGGAAGACGCCAAG ACCCTTTACGATGCTGGGGAGAAGAAGTGGGGCACGGATGAAACTAAATTTGTTGACATCCTCTGCAACAGAAGTATACCTCAACTGAGACAAA CTCTTGTTGAATACAAGAACATCAGTGGAAAGACTCTGCAGCAAAGCATCGAAGGAGAGATGTCAGGGGAGCTGGAGGAACTCCTGGTGGCTATAG TGAAGTGTGTGAAGAGCGTACCGGCCTTCTTTGCAGAGCGCCTGTATGAGAGCATGAAG GGTGGAGGAACAGACGAGTCGACTCTGAACCGGATCATGGTGGGCCGCTCTGAGATCGATATGCTGGACATCAGAGCCGAGTTCAAGAAACTGTACGAGTACTCTCTGCACTCTGCCATTGAG TCTGATTGCCGAGGGAAATGGGAAAAGAGTCTGATCAAAATGTGCGGAGGAGATGATGACTAA